The following proteins are encoded in a genomic region of Actinomadura sp. NAK00032:
- a CDS encoding dihydrolipoamide acetyltransferase family protein, with protein sequence MTEILMPRLSDTMEEGVISSWQKQPGDEVAVGDVLVDIETDKAVMEYEAYEAGVLEEILVPDGETAAIGAPIARIAPAGGAKPAEPEAKPEPEPKPEAAAPEAEPEPAPAAPAPAAAPARAPERSAGTRPPSSPLARRLARDHGIDLATLSGSGPGGRIVRADIEAAIRAGGTAEAPAAAAPAAPAAPAPAPAPQARAADEDVEAVPLNRFRKVAAKRLTESKRDAPHFYLNREVDAEALLAFRKTLNEALAPAKVSVNDLIVKAVATALREHPAVNVSYTEENLLFHKRIHVGIAVAVEDGLVVPVVKDADRKSVSQIGAESRELAGRAREGKLKLDEMSGGTFSVSNLGMFGVSSFSAVINPPEAAILAVGAVRDEPVVRDGEVVPGKRLAVTLSVDHRATDGATAAQFLARLAELLQNPLLIVA encoded by the coding sequence ATGACCGAGATCCTCATGCCCCGCCTCTCCGACACCATGGAGGAGGGCGTCATCAGCTCCTGGCAGAAGCAGCCGGGAGACGAGGTCGCGGTCGGCGACGTCCTCGTCGACATCGAGACCGACAAGGCGGTCATGGAGTACGAGGCCTACGAGGCCGGCGTGCTGGAGGAGATCCTGGTCCCCGACGGCGAGACCGCCGCGATCGGCGCGCCGATCGCCCGGATCGCCCCGGCGGGGGGCGCCAAGCCGGCTGAGCCGGAGGCGAAACCGGAGCCCGAGCCGAAGCCCGAGGCCGCCGCGCCCGAGGCCGAGCCGGAGCCGGCACCCGCCGCGCCGGCCCCGGCCGCCGCGCCCGCGCGGGCGCCGGAGCGCTCGGCGGGGACGCGCCCGCCGTCGTCGCCGCTGGCGCGCCGGCTGGCCCGCGACCACGGCATCGACCTCGCGACGCTGTCGGGGTCGGGTCCGGGCGGGCGCATCGTCCGCGCCGACATCGAGGCCGCGATCCGCGCCGGGGGCACGGCCGAGGCCCCGGCCGCCGCCGCGCCCGCCGCTCCCGCCGCCCCGGCGCCGGCGCCCGCCCCCCAGGCGCGCGCGGCGGACGAGGACGTCGAGGCCGTCCCGCTGAACCGCTTCCGCAAGGTCGCGGCCAAGCGGCTGACCGAGAGCAAGCGCGACGCCCCGCACTTCTACCTCAACCGCGAGGTGGACGCCGAGGCGCTGCTGGCGTTCCGCAAGACCCTGAACGAGGCGCTCGCCCCGGCCAAGGTCAGCGTGAACGACCTGATCGTGAAGGCGGTCGCGACCGCGCTGCGCGAGCACCCGGCGGTGAACGTCTCCTACACCGAGGAGAACCTGCTCTTCCACAAGCGGATCCACGTCGGCATCGCCGTCGCCGTGGAGGACGGCCTCGTCGTCCCGGTCGTCAAGGACGCCGACCGCAAGAGCGTCTCCCAGATCGGCGCGGAGAGCCGCGAGCTGGCCGGCAGGGCCCGCGAGGGCAAGCTCAAGCTCGACGAGATGAGCGGCGGCACGTTCAGCGTCAGCAACCTCGGCATGTTCGGCGTCAGCTCGTTCTCCGCGGTGATCAACCCGCCGGAGGCGGCGATCCTCGCGGTCGGCGCCGTGCGGGACGAGCCCGTCGTCCGGGACGGCGAGGTCGTGCCCGGCAAGCGCCTGGCGGTGACGCTCTCGGTCGACCACCGGGCCACCGACGGCGCGACGGCCGCGCAGTTCCTCGCCCGCCTGGCCGAACTCCTGCAGAACCCGCTGCTGATCGTCGCGTAG
- a CDS encoding AAA family ATPase: MRYAHGLVIGKFYPPHAGHRHLIDTAAAACDRVSVVVAASSVESVPLALRTAWLREAHRQPHVEVFPVVDDAEIDYGSDEIWSAHVVAFRAGLAMRSGLGVHVPPVDAVFSSEAYGPELAERFSAVHVPVDPPRDRFPVSGTAVRADPAAHWEFLSPPVRAHLARRVVVVGAESTGTTTLARALAAHYAERGGVWAATRWVPEYGRTFTEEKLAAARRAAGDPALWLDELTWETAEFTEIAERHAALEDAAARSGSPLLVCDTDAFATCVWHERYLGTRAPEVEAVHERVPHHLWILTSPEGVPFEQDGWRDGETIRSWMSGRFQEELEKRDLPHITVTGSHEHRLAAAVAATDALLTKGWTFSEPLKP; encoded by the coding sequence GTGAGGTACGCGCACGGGCTCGTGATCGGCAAGTTCTACCCGCCGCACGCCGGCCACCGGCACCTGATCGACACCGCGGCGGCGGCGTGCGACCGGGTCAGCGTGGTCGTCGCCGCGTCCAGCGTGGAGAGCGTCCCGCTCGCGCTGCGGACGGCGTGGCTGCGCGAGGCGCACCGGCAGCCGCACGTCGAGGTCTTCCCCGTGGTGGACGACGCGGAGATCGACTACGGCTCGGACGAGATCTGGTCGGCGCACGTCGTCGCGTTCCGGGCCGGGCTCGCGATGCGGTCCGGGCTCGGCGTGCACGTCCCGCCGGTCGACGCGGTGTTCAGCTCCGAGGCGTACGGGCCCGAGCTGGCGGAGCGCTTCTCCGCCGTCCACGTCCCGGTCGACCCGCCGCGCGACCGCTTCCCGGTCAGCGGCACCGCCGTCCGCGCCGACCCGGCGGCGCACTGGGAGTTCCTGTCGCCGCCCGTCCGGGCGCACCTGGCGCGGCGGGTCGTGGTGGTCGGCGCCGAGTCGACCGGCACGACGACGCTCGCCCGCGCGCTCGCCGCGCACTACGCCGAGCGGGGCGGGGTGTGGGCCGCGACCCGGTGGGTGCCCGAGTACGGCCGGACGTTCACCGAGGAGAAGCTGGCCGCCGCCCGCCGCGCCGCCGGCGACCCGGCGCTGTGGCTGGACGAGCTGACCTGGGAGACGGCCGAGTTCACCGAGATCGCCGAACGCCACGCGGCCCTGGAGGACGCGGCGGCCCGGTCGGGCTCACCGCTGCTGGTCTGCGACACCGACGCGTTCGCGACCTGCGTCTGGCACGAGCGCTACCTCGGGACCCGGGCGCCGGAGGTGGAGGCCGTCCACGAACGCGTCCCGCACCACCTGTGGATCCTGACGTCGCCGGAGGGCGTCCCGTTCGAGCAGGACGGCTGGCGCGACGGCGAGACGATCCGGTCGTGGATGTCGGGCCGCTTCCAGGAAGAACTCGAGAAACGAGACCTGCCGCACATCACCGTGACGGGCTCCCACGAACACCGCCTGGCCGCCGCCGTCGCGGCGACCGACGCCTTGCTCACCAAGGGCTGGACCTTCAGCGAACCACTGAAGCCCTAG
- the pdhA gene encoding pyruvate dehydrogenase (acetyl-transferring) E1 component subunit alpha translates to MAETAKAAPARGRSTRGAKAAGPKSAAPPPNGSVPVEDAETLVGYYRQMLLIRRFEERAARAYTEAKIGGYCHLNLGEEATVVGLMAALRPTDYLFTNYREHGYAIAKGIGADRVMAELYGRSTGVSKGWGGSMHLFDVETRLLGGYGIVGGQLPLATGAALAVSYKGGDEVVMCQMGDGTAAIGAFHESLNIAGLWDLPIVFVVINNGLGMGTTVENSSAEPELYKRGAAYRMESARVDGADVVAVRDAARTAVERARAESRPYLLEALSPRLKGHSVVDPARYRTKEEKEALKAADPLAKMALDLEEAGILSHDDRDRLDAEVTAEIDEAAAFADESPAPDISTLFDYTYATPVPGDLRRFPADPVFRS, encoded by the coding sequence ATGGCTGAGACCGCCAAGGCCGCTCCGGCGCGGGGCCGGAGCACGCGCGGCGCCAAGGCCGCCGGGCCGAAGTCCGCCGCGCCGCCGCCGAACGGATCCGTCCCGGTGGAGGACGCCGAGACGCTCGTCGGCTACTACCGGCAGATGCTGCTGATCAGGCGGTTCGAGGAGCGCGCCGCCCGCGCCTACACCGAGGCGAAGATCGGCGGGTACTGCCATCTGAACCTCGGCGAGGAGGCGACGGTCGTCGGGCTGATGGCCGCGCTGCGCCCCACCGACTACCTGTTCACCAACTACCGCGAGCACGGCTACGCGATCGCCAAGGGCATCGGGGCCGACCGCGTCATGGCCGAGCTGTACGGGCGCTCCACCGGCGTGTCCAAGGGCTGGGGCGGGTCGATGCACCTGTTCGACGTCGAGACCCGGCTGCTCGGCGGGTACGGCATCGTCGGCGGCCAGCTGCCGCTCGCGACGGGCGCCGCGCTCGCCGTCTCCTACAAGGGCGGCGACGAGGTCGTCATGTGCCAGATGGGCGACGGGACGGCCGCGATCGGCGCGTTCCACGAGTCGCTGAACATCGCCGGCCTGTGGGACCTCCCCATCGTCTTCGTTGTGATCAACAACGGCCTGGGTATGGGCACCACCGTGGAGAACTCCTCAGCCGAGCCCGAGCTCTACAAGCGCGGCGCGGCCTACCGGATGGAGAGCGCCCGGGTGGACGGCGCCGACGTCGTCGCGGTGCGCGACGCCGCGCGGACCGCCGTCGAGCGCGCCCGCGCCGAGAGCAGGCCCTACCTGCTGGAGGCCCTCAGCCCCCGGCTCAAGGGCCACTCGGTCGTCGACCCGGCCCGCTACCGGACCAAGGAGGAGAAGGAGGCCCTGAAGGCCGCCGACCCCCTGGCCAAGATGGCGCTGGACCTGGAGGAGGCCGGGATCCTCTCCCACGACGACCGCGACCGCCTCGACGCCGAGGTCACCGCCGAGATCGACGAGGCCGCCGCGTTCGCCGACGAGAGCCCCGCTCCCGACATCTCCACGCTGTTCGACTACACCTACGCCACCCCGGTCCCGGGCGACCTCCGCCGGTTCCCCGCCGACCCCGTATTCCGTTCCTGA
- the pnuC gene encoding nicotinamide riboside transporter PnuC — MSVHVPLGPLLEPAFHLGSVPTTWAELLGFATGAVNVWLVVRQNILNWPIGIANVILLGLVFLDGGLYADSGLQVVYVALQLYGWWVWLYGGDGRDALPVRRTRRAEWAALLAAGAAGTALLTWALSAWTDSTVPFWDALTTAISLMATYGQSRKLLESWWLWITADLVYIPLYFHKDLKLTSALYVVFLALCVSGLLAWRRDLRARAAEPAVAAA; from the coding sequence ATGTCGGTGCACGTTCCGCTGGGTCCGCTGCTGGAGCCCGCGTTCCACCTCGGGTCCGTCCCCACCACGTGGGCGGAGCTGCTCGGTTTCGCGACCGGCGCGGTGAACGTGTGGCTCGTCGTCCGCCAGAACATCCTGAACTGGCCGATCGGCATCGCCAACGTGATCCTGCTCGGGCTGGTGTTCCTGGACGGCGGCCTCTACGCCGACTCCGGGCTCCAGGTCGTCTACGTCGCGCTCCAGCTGTACGGGTGGTGGGTGTGGCTGTACGGCGGCGACGGCCGGGACGCGCTCCCGGTGCGGCGCACCCGGCGGGCCGAGTGGGCGGCGCTCCTCGCGGCGGGCGCCGCCGGAACCGCCCTGCTGACCTGGGCGCTGTCGGCGTGGACCGACTCGACCGTGCCGTTCTGGGACGCCCTCACCACCGCGATCTCGCTCATGGCGACCTACGGGCAGTCGCGGAAGCTGCTGGAGTCGTGGTGGCTGTGGATCACCGCCGACCTCGTCTACATCCCGCTCTACTTCCACAAGGACCTCAAGCTCACCAGCGCGCTGTACGTCGTCTTCCTGGCATTGTGCGTGTCCGGGCTGCTGGCCTGGCGCCGCGACCTGCGCGCCCGCGCGGCGGAACCGGCGGTCGCGGCGGCGTGA
- the sigK gene encoding ECF RNA polymerase sigma factor SigK yields MPAETGPPGGGTVPAHDADVLLGRVARGDERAFELLYEVAAPVVFGLARRVVRDPAMAEEVAQEAMIEVWRSAARYDPARGGAMAWIATIAHRRAVDRVRREQAAGEREARAARAGTGAGPADPVVERVETRLEHERVRRCLRTLTRLQRESVTLAYYGGHSYREVAALVGAPPNTVRTRMRDGIIRLRDCLGVAG; encoded by the coding sequence ATGCCGGCGGAGACGGGACCGCCGGGCGGCGGCACGGTGCCCGCGCACGACGCGGACGTGCTGCTCGGCCGGGTTGCGCGCGGTGACGAGCGCGCGTTCGAGCTGCTGTACGAGGTGGCGGCGCCGGTGGTGTTCGGGCTGGCGCGGCGGGTCGTCCGCGACCCGGCGATGGCGGAGGAGGTGGCGCAGGAGGCGATGATCGAGGTGTGGCGGTCCGCGGCCCGCTACGACCCCGCGCGCGGCGGCGCCATGGCGTGGATCGCGACGATCGCGCACCGCCGGGCCGTGGACCGGGTGCGGCGCGAGCAGGCCGCGGGCGAGCGCGAGGCGCGGGCGGCCCGCGCGGGAACGGGCGCCGGGCCGGCCGACCCGGTGGTCGAGCGGGTCGAGACGCGGCTGGAGCACGAGCGGGTGCGGCGCTGCCTGCGGACGCTGACGCGGCTGCAGCGCGAGTCGGTGACGCTGGCCTACTACGGCGGGCACAGCTACCGCGAGGTCGCCGCCCTGGTCGGGGCGCCGCCCAACACGGTGCGGACGCGGATGCGCGACGGCATCATCCGGCTGCGCGACTGCCTGGGGGTGGCGGGATGA
- a CDS encoding lipopolysaccharide assembly protein LapB codes for MRPLIAGVSAAGLVAALTLGSAVVLGRPSGAPAASARPAGAPGSGIAGLQARLREQPRDASGWAALGVAYVEQARVTGDPAYYPKADDVLRRSLREAPGNDGALAGLGALAAARHDFHGALRHADRALAANPYGQRAAAVRVDALVELGRYDQALAAARRADSVRPGVPVFTRLAYVRELRGEVREARRVLELARASATERGDLAYIAAQLGELAWNDGDLGRAGREYAEALRVSPGHLPALDGRARVRAARGDVAGALADRAETVRRLPLPRHLTEYGELLESAGRRDEAERQYAVAAAWTRIAKANGVAADLETALAAADHGDPKTALRAARAEYERRCPGPGVRQCSVHAADALAWALHVNGRDAEALRYARQATATGYRGAMFRFHLGVIEKAAGKRTAARRDLAAALRLNPRFSPLWAPRAGAALDDLGGAP; via the coding sequence ATGCGCCCCCTCATCGCCGGGGTCTCGGCCGCCGGGCTGGTCGCCGCGCTGACGCTCGGATCGGCGGTCGTGCTCGGCCGCCCGTCCGGGGCGCCCGCCGCCTCCGCCCGGCCGGCCGGGGCCCCGGGCTCCGGCATCGCCGGGTTGCAGGCGCGGCTCCGGGAGCAGCCGCGCGACGCGTCGGGCTGGGCCGCGCTGGGCGTCGCGTACGTCGAGCAGGCCAGGGTGACCGGCGACCCGGCCTACTACCCGAAGGCGGACGACGTGCTGCGGCGCTCCCTGCGGGAGGCGCCCGGAAACGACGGCGCGCTCGCCGGGCTGGGCGCGCTGGCGGCGGCCCGCCACGACTTCCACGGCGCGCTGCGGCACGCGGACCGGGCGCTCGCGGCGAACCCGTACGGGCAGCGGGCGGCCGCCGTCCGGGTGGACGCGCTGGTCGAGCTGGGCCGCTACGACCAGGCCCTGGCCGCCGCCCGGCGCGCCGACTCCGTCCGTCCCGGCGTCCCGGTGTTCACGCGGCTGGCGTACGTGCGGGAGCTGCGCGGTGAGGTGCGGGAGGCGCGGCGCGTGCTGGAGCTGGCGCGCGCGTCGGCGACCGAGCGCGGCGACCTCGCCTACATCGCGGCGCAGCTCGGCGAGCTGGCCTGGAACGACGGCGACCTCGGGCGGGCGGGCCGCGAGTACGCCGAGGCGCTGCGCGTGTCGCCCGGCCACCTGCCCGCCCTGGACGGGCGCGCCCGCGTCCGGGCCGCGCGGGGCGACGTCGCGGGCGCGCTCGCCGACCGGGCCGAGACCGTCCGGCGGCTGCCGCTGCCGCGCCACCTGACCGAGTACGGCGAGCTGCTGGAGTCGGCGGGACGGCGCGACGAGGCCGAGCGCCAGTACGCGGTCGCGGCGGCGTGGACGCGGATCGCCAAGGCGAACGGCGTCGCCGCCGATCTGGAGACCGCACTGGCGGCGGCCGACCACGGCGATCCGAAGACGGCGCTCCGGGCGGCGCGTGCCGAGTACGAGCGGCGCTGCCCGGGGCCCGGCGTGCGGCAGTGCAGCGTGCACGCGGCGGACGCGCTGGCCTGGGCCCTGCACGTCAACGGACGTGACGCCGAGGCGCTGCGCTACGCCCGGCAGGCGACCGCGACGGGATACCGCGGCGCGATGTTCCGTTTCCACCTCGGCGTGATCGAGAAGGCGGCCGGGAAGCGCACGGCCGCGCGGCGCGACCTGGCCGCGGCGCTGCGCCTCAACCCGCGGTTCTCCCCGCTGTGGGCGCCGCGGGCCGGGGCCGCGTTGGACGACCTGGGAGGCGCGCCGTGA
- a CDS encoding nickel transporter, whose product MIAAVLAAGLLAAHPLGDFSVNRYDGLVAAPHELRVDHVEDLAEIPAAQAMPEVDADGDGRPSAAELSAWAAGACRRAASSMRITVDGRAVPASVAAASATAPRGQAGLPTLRLECRVTAPAGAGAITFRDGGADGRTGWREITARGDRMTLTASDVPGASASRRLTAYPADRLASPLDRRSAALAVRPGGPPLAAPASGGGPERLLPRGADGLTQRFTSLVARRDLTPGFAALAFLIALLLGALHALAPGHGKTIMAAHAIGDGRRRARDVLALGLTVALTHTAGVLALGVLVTTGTVLAPDALFSWLGAAGGVLVTAAGIVLLRRALRNRRHPHHHHHHHGHGHSRRGGVVLMGLAGGMVPSPSAVVVLVGGAAIGRAWFGVVLVLAYGLGLAAALAGVGVLVAGSGRALLRRIPAMRPRLPTGMMPVGTSAAVVLLGLGLTLRGLVP is encoded by the coding sequence GTGATCGCCGCCGTGCTCGCCGCCGGGCTGCTGGCGGCGCACCCGCTGGGCGACTTCTCCGTCAACCGCTACGACGGGCTCGTCGCGGCCCCGCACGAGCTGCGCGTCGACCACGTCGAGGACCTCGCGGAGATCCCCGCCGCGCAGGCCATGCCGGAGGTGGACGCCGACGGCGACGGCCGCCCGTCCGCCGCCGAGCTGTCCGCCTGGGCGGCGGGGGCCTGCCGGCGGGCCGCGTCGTCCATGCGGATCACGGTGGACGGCCGCGCCGTGCCCGCGTCCGTGGCGGCGGCGTCCGCGACCGCGCCGCGCGGGCAGGCCGGGTTGCCGACGCTGCGCCTCGAATGCCGCGTCACCGCGCCCGCCGGGGCCGGGGCGATCACCTTCCGGGACGGCGGGGCGGACGGCCGGACCGGCTGGCGGGAGATCACCGCGCGGGGCGACCGGATGACGCTGACCGCGTCCGACGTGCCGGGGGCGTCCGCCAGCCGCCGCCTCACCGCCTACCCCGCCGACCGGCTCGCCTCGCCGCTGGACCGGCGGTCGGCGGCGCTCGCCGTCCGGCCGGGCGGGCCGCCGCTCGCCGCCCCCGCGTCCGGCGGCGGCCCGGAGCGGCTGCTGCCGCGCGGCGCGGACGGGCTCACCCAGCGGTTCACGTCCCTGGTCGCCCGGCGCGACCTCACGCCCGGGTTCGCCGCGCTCGCCTTCCTGATCGCGCTGCTGCTCGGCGCGCTGCACGCGCTCGCGCCCGGCCACGGGAAGACGATCATGGCGGCGCACGCGATCGGGGACGGGCGGCGGCGGGCGCGGGACGTCCTCGCGCTCGGCCTCACGGTCGCCCTCACCCATACCGCCGGGGTGCTGGCGCTCGGCGTGCTCGTGACGACCGGGACGGTCCTCGCGCCGGACGCGCTGTTCTCCTGGCTCGGCGCGGCGGGCGGCGTGCTCGTGACGGCGGCGGGAATCGTGCTGCTGCGCCGCGCCCTCCGCAACCGCCGGCATCCCCATCACCACCACCATCACCATGGGCACGGGCACTCGCGGCGGGGCGGGGTCGTGCTCATGGGGCTGGCGGGCGGCATGGTGCCGAGCCCGTCCGCCGTGGTGGTGCTGGTCGGCGGCGCGGCGATCGGGCGGGCGTGGTTCGGGGTCGTGCTCGTCCTCGCCTACGGTCTCGGCCTCGCCGCCGCGCTCGCGGGGGTGGGCGTCCTCGTCGCCGGCTCCGGACGCGCGCTGCTGCGGCGCATTCCGGCCATGCGGCCGCGGCTTCCGACCGGAATGATGCCGGTAGGGACGTCCGCGGCGGTCGTCCTCCTCGGGCTGGGGCTGACGCTGCGCGGACTCGTCCCATGA
- a CDS encoding DUF4331 domain-containing protein — MPTLQTSRARAAALAAAGGLLLASASAGLAPRPGTASSHREAPLISGQPQYDNTDVYAFVSPDRPDTTTLIANFLPFQDPAGGPNFFKFARDARYDLNIDNDGDSLPDLTYRFRFHDRLKNANTFLYNTGPVTSLDDPDLNFTQTYDLTLIRRVDGNVHSVRDIAGHAPVAPSNVGKASMPDYAGLRAQAVRAAGNGVTTFAGQADDSFFLDLRVFDLLYGANLKEVGNDTLRGYNVNTIAVQVPTRHLVKGNDPVIGVNSTVSRLTASGEYAQVSRLGSPLVNEVVIPRGKKDAFNASTPWQDARFAGFVTDPELPKLIEKIYKIPAPPGPRQDLVQAFLTGVPGLNKPARVRPAELLRLNTAIRPVAKPDRLGVLGGDKAGFPNGRRLTDDVVDIELQAVEGELLGTKNDLGDAVNANDVGFGKAFPYVAQPHSGSDVRGAAKPGARASGASATKDGEQVNLLNAGAVEDAPDGDGGPLSALPVAALSAAGGFALAGGLLWWRRRRPATGRHGN; from the coding sequence ATGCCGACACTCCAGACGTCCAGGGCGCGGGCGGCCGCGCTGGCAGCCGCCGGGGGCCTGCTGCTGGCGAGCGCGTCCGCCGGGCTCGCACCGAGGCCGGGCACCGCGTCCAGCCACCGCGAGGCGCCGCTCATCTCCGGGCAGCCGCAGTACGACAACACCGACGTGTACGCGTTCGTCAGCCCGGACAGGCCGGACACGACGACGCTGATCGCCAACTTCCTCCCGTTCCAGGACCCGGCCGGCGGACCGAACTTCTTCAAGTTCGCGCGCGACGCCCGCTACGACCTGAACATCGACAACGACGGCGACTCGCTGCCCGACCTCACCTACCGGTTCCGGTTCCACGACCGGCTGAAGAACGCGAACACGTTCCTCTACAACACCGGGCCGGTGACCAGCCTCGACGACCCGGACCTCAACTTCACCCAGACCTACGACCTGACGCTGATCCGGCGCGTGGACGGCAACGTGCACAGCGTCCGGGACATCGCCGGGCACGCGCCGGTCGCGCCGTCCAACGTGGGCAAGGCGTCCATGCCGGACTACGCGGGCCTGCGGGCGCAGGCGGTCAGGGCGGCGGGGAACGGGGTGACGACGTTCGCCGGGCAGGCCGACGACTCGTTCTTCCTCGACCTGCGCGTCTTCGACCTCCTCTACGGGGCGAACCTCAAGGAGGTCGGGAACGACACCCTGCGGGGATACAACGTGAACACCATCGCCGTGCAGGTGCCGACGCGGCACCTGGTCAAGGGGAACGACCCCGTGATCGGGGTGAACTCGACGGTGTCGCGGCTCACGGCGTCCGGGGAGTACGCGCAGGTGTCGCGGCTCGGGAGCCCGCTGGTGAACGAGGTCGTCATCCCGCGCGGCAAGAAGGACGCGTTCAACGCGTCCACGCCGTGGCAGGACGCGCGGTTCGCCGGGTTCGTCACCGATCCGGAGCTGCCGAAGCTGATCGAGAAGATCTACAAGATCCCGGCGCCGCCCGGGCCGCGCCAGGACCTCGTCCAGGCGTTCCTGACCGGCGTGCCGGGGCTGAACAAGCCGGCGCGGGTCCGGCCGGCCGAGCTGCTGCGGCTCAACACCGCCATCAGGCCGGTCGCGAAGCCGGACCGGCTCGGCGTGCTCGGCGGCGACAAGGCGGGCTTCCCGAACGGCCGCCGGCTCACCGACGACGTCGTCGACATCGAGCTCCAGGCCGTCGAGGGCGAGCTGCTCGGCACGAAGAACGACCTGGGCGACGCCGTCAACGCCAACGACGTCGGGTTCGGCAAGGCGTTCCCGTACGTCGCGCAGCCGCATTCGGGCTCGGACGTGCGCGGCGCCGCCAAGCCGGGCGCGCGGGCGTCCGGCGCGTCCGCGACGAAGGACGGCGAGCAGGTGAACCTCCTCAACGCCGGCGCGGTCGAGGACGCGCCGGACGGCGACGGCGGGCCGCTGTCCGCGCTGCCGGTCGCGGCGCTGTCGGCCGCCGGCGGGTTCGCGCTGGCCGGCGGGCTGCTGTGGTGGCGGCGCCGCCGTCCCGCGACGGGACGGCACGGGAACTGA
- a CDS encoding alpha-ketoacid dehydrogenase subunit beta, with product MATVTYRQALRDTLRAEMLRDDNVLLMGEEIGLFEGSYKITEGLLKEFGPKRVRDTPIAEEGFVGAAIGAAMLGLRPVVEIMTINFSLLALDQIVNHAAKIYGMFGGQTSVPMVIRTPGGGGQQLGATHSQNVELFYSFIPGLKVVAPSTPAEASAMLKAAIRDDDPVLFLENLALYNTKGEIPDAIEDVEPAEIGRAGVTREGTDITLIGYSRMARVAGEVAEKLAAEGVSAEVVDLRSLRPLDRQTIVDSVRKTGCAVVAEDDWLTYGIGAEIAATIQEGAFDWLDAPVRRVAMAEVPLPYAKSLESAALPSAESLLTAVRDTLRATGRPVLENVS from the coding sequence ATGGCAACCGTGACCTACCGCCAGGCCCTCCGGGACACCCTCCGCGCCGAGATGCTGCGGGACGACAACGTCCTGCTGATGGGCGAGGAGATCGGGCTCTTCGAGGGCTCCTACAAGATCACCGAAGGGCTGCTGAAGGAGTTCGGGCCGAAGCGGGTCCGCGACACCCCGATCGCCGAGGAGGGCTTCGTCGGCGCCGCGATCGGCGCCGCGATGCTCGGCCTGCGCCCCGTCGTGGAGATCATGACGATCAACTTCTCGCTGCTGGCGCTGGACCAGATCGTCAACCACGCCGCGAAGATCTACGGCATGTTCGGCGGGCAGACCAGCGTCCCGATGGTGATCCGCACGCCGGGCGGCGGCGGGCAGCAGCTCGGCGCCACCCACTCGCAGAACGTCGAGCTGTTCTACTCGTTCATCCCCGGGCTGAAGGTCGTCGCGCCGTCCACGCCCGCCGAGGCGTCGGCGATGCTGAAGGCCGCGATCCGCGACGACGACCCGGTGCTGTTCCTGGAGAACCTCGCCCTCTACAACACCAAGGGCGAGATCCCCGACGCGATCGAGGACGTCGAGCCGGCCGAGATCGGCCGCGCCGGCGTCACCCGGGAGGGCACCGACATCACGCTCATCGGCTACTCGCGGATGGCGCGGGTGGCCGGCGAGGTCGCCGAGAAGCTCGCCGCCGAGGGCGTGTCCGCGGAGGTCGTCGACCTGCGCAGCCTGCGCCCGCTCGACCGGCAGACCATCGTCGACTCCGTCCGCAAGACCGGCTGCGCGGTCGTCGCCGAGGACGACTGGCTCACCTACGGCATCGGCGCGGAGATCGCCGCGACCATCCAGGAGGGCGCGTTCGACTGGCTGGACGCCCCGGTCCGCCGCGTCGCGATGGCCGAGGTGCCCCTCCCCTACGCCAAGTCCCTGGAGTCGGCGGCGCTGCCGTCCGCCGAGTCCCTGCTCACCGCCGTCCGCGACACGCTCCGCGCGACCGGCCGCCCGGTTCTGGAGAACGTTTCATGA
- a CDS encoding anti-sigma factor — MSDDPHALAGAYALDAIDDAAERRLFEAHLAGCEACATELREFRETTARLAMAAAEAPPAALRGRVLAAVRDVRQLPPAPPGRAAAPRTARRWRRAAVAGLAAAACLVTAASVGAVIRERHRVERTEAAYREVASVLSAPDARAATGRAAGGGTVTIVASALRGRVVVSASGLRALPPSKAYQLWLIDPAGPRSAGLLPADRKGPVVAGTWRPSDRLGVTVEPAGGSARPTTEPLVLLSPA; from the coding sequence ATGAGCGACGATCCGCACGCCCTCGCCGGCGCGTACGCGCTCGACGCGATCGACGACGCGGCGGAGCGGCGGCTGTTCGAGGCGCACCTCGCCGGCTGCGAGGCGTGCGCGACCGAGCTGCGCGAGTTCCGGGAGACCACGGCCCGGCTCGCCATGGCCGCGGCCGAGGCTCCCCCGGCGGCGCTGCGCGGCCGGGTGCTGGCGGCGGTCCGGGACGTCCGGCAGCTCCCGCCCGCCCCGCCGGGCCGGGCCGCCGCCCCGCGCACGGCGCGGCGGTGGCGGCGCGCGGCCGTCGCCGGGCTGGCGGCCGCCGCCTGCCTGGTGACGGCCGCGTCCGTGGGCGCGGTGATCCGCGAGCGGCACCGGGTGGAGCGGACGGAGGCCGCGTACCGGGAGGTCGCGTCGGTACTGTCCGCGCCGGACGCGCGCGCGGCGACGGGCCGCGCCGCCGGGGGCGGGACGGTCACGATCGTCGCGTCCGCGCTGCGGGGACGGGTGGTCGTCTCGGCGTCCGGGCTGCGGGCGCTGCCGCCGTCGAAGGCGTACCAGCTGTGGCTGATCGACCCGGCGGGCCCGCGCTCGGCGGGCCTGCTGCCCGCCGACCGCAAGGGTCCGGTCGTCGCCGGGACGTGGCGGCCCTCCGACAGGCTCGGCGTCACCGTCGAGCCCGCCGGCGGCTCCGCGCGCCCGACCACGGAGCCGCTCGTCCTGCTGAGCCCTGCCTGA